The sequence below is a genomic window from Aureispira sp. CCB-E.
TTTTTCACTATGAATAATCAAACGTTTGGCTTCCAACAAAACTCTAGTAATGAGAAATTTTTTAGCGGTCATGCCTGTTCTTTCCTTTACAATGCCATTTAGCCTATTGAGAGAGAGGTTCATTGCTTGGGTGTAAAAGTCTGTGCTTTTTTCAATGTGATAATTTTGTTCTACCAAATCCAAGAATTGATTGAAGTATTCGTTGTTGGGACTTGTTTCTGCTTGTTTGCTTAATTTTTGATATTTTTTAAGAATGGATATGTATAAATTAAGTGCCGACAAGGCAGCAAAAATAGAGTCATTAGAATTGTTGTTATTGTACGATTTTAAAAACAAATAACTATCTTTTAATAACCTAGCTTCTTGTTTATTTATAGCGACACCAGCCTCAAAATGTTGATTGTATTGAATGAAATTAAAGAAATTATTCAAAAAGGGATTGGAGGCAATTAGAGTTGGTTGAATTTTGATAACATAACCTTGAGAATCCCTTGAATGTTTGACTTGATGCAGCTGGTGAGGACCAACTAGTTGAATACTAGGAGGTTTGATGTCGAAATCTTTAAAGTCAATAAGATGGGTGCCACTTCCTGCAAAAAAGAAGAAGAGTTCATAATAAAGATGGCGATGGGGTTCCAAGTCACGATCTTCGTTACTAGTTTTTATTTGTACGATTTGATAATGTTTAAATTCCAATAGATATTTTTATTTGTAGATGGTATGATTGTATAATTACTTAATTAGCAAGGAGGATAAAAGAACAAAAGCTTAATTTTTTTTAGATAAAAAAAATAGATTATTAATGAATAAAGTGATTTTATATTGCTTTTTTTTGTAAGTTTAGTCTGCTTTTTAAGGCATGATCTGGTTTTTTACCTTTTCTTGAAAAAACTTTTTAATGAAATTAAGAGAAAATTTCTAAAAAAGGCATACAAGAAAATACGAAAAAGATGCAAAAATGGAGTTTTAGAAAAAAACTTTTTTTGGCTTTTTTTGACATTGCAGGTAACATTTGAATCATTCAAGTCATATACTTTTGTGGAAATAGGACTTTGTTTTAAAGTCTTAGAGCCCTAGTTCTTATATTCTACACATCTCTAGCAAAATTCTATGAATAAATAGAATGTATAATCCCATAAAATAAACATCACCTTCTTATGAAAAAAATACAATACTTGACATGTGGTATCGCTCTTTTTTCTTTAGTGAGCTGTTCTTTTGATACAGAAAGTTCTAGTGCCGATATCGTTGTTGATCCCTATAAAATAAATGCATTGACGATTCGAGGCAATGGAGGAGATGATATTGCTGTTGATAATGGTAATCATGGCTCAATTTCAGGAGATGATATTAATGCGGAAGCTGGCACTTTGACGGCAGGAGAATGGAATGATTTGAATAACTGGAAATTTTGGCAGTCATTAATGCAAAAGAAGAATTTTTCAGAATATCAGCAAGAGTGGCAATTTTTTCCTTCTCAACGCTATTCGGTTCGAATAACAGATAATATGGGGCAATCTGTAATGGATTGTCGGGTGGAATTGTTAGGAAAAGATAATCGAAAAATATGGGAAGCAAGAACAAATAATTCGGGAATTGCTGAGTTGTGGGCGCAACCATTTTCAGAAGGTAAAGATTTAAAGAATACTATAGTTATTGATTACAAAGGAAAAAAGCAGACCTTAAACTCTCCCCAAACATTCATGGAAGGGATTAATGATATTAAGTTGAAAATGACATCAACCATGCCTGAAAATCGCGCTGATGTCATGTTTGTTGTAGATGCAACAGGATCAATGGAAGATGAAATTGCATACCTTAAAAAAGAATTGGAAGATGTTGTGGCGCAGGTGAAAACAGAACAACCTGATTTAGCCCTTCAAATTGGGTCCGTTTTTTATAGAGATGAAGGCGACAAGTATGTAACTCGCTCTAGTGCCTTGTCTGCCAATACTGATGCGACTATCAATTTTATCAATGGTCAGTCAGCAGATGGTGGCGGTGATTATCCGGAGGCAGTTGATGTAGCTTTGGAAGAAGCTGTTTCCATGCAAAATTGGTCTAAATCAGCTAGAACTCGTATCGTTTTCTTGTTGTTAGATGCTCCACCACACCATGATAGTAAGAGCCTCAAAAGCATTCAAAAAAGCATTACTAGCGCTGCCGAAAAAGGAATAAAATTAATTCCTATTGCTTCTAGTGGAATTGATAAAAAGACAGAATTTTTGATGCGCTTTTTCTCATTAACAACAAATGGTTCTTATGTATTTATGACCGATCATAGTGGCGTTGGAAATGGGCATGTTGAGCCAACAGTAGGAGAGTATAGAGTAGAATATTTGAATGAGTTGCTAACTCGAATCATTACACAATCAACGCAACCTGCAACCGCAACGTTGTTAGAGTAAAATAAAATCACGAATCCCCAAAATGTTCCTTTTATTAAGGTAAGAATAAGCTCAACACAACCTGTTGAGCTTATTTTTTTATCAGAGATGTTTATTTTGACAAAAACTATAAATTTGCTCAGATTGCTAATTTTTAAAAGCATTAGAAACTTTGTATCTTTGTGCATTTAGAAAAAGTACAAAATGAACTTTTATTAAACAAAAAATCATAGACGATATAAATAATATAGAATAATGGTTAAAATTGGAGATATAGAATTAGGAGATTTTCCACTATTGTTGGCCCCAATGGAAGATGTTAGTGATCCCCCTTTTCGAGCGTTGTGCAAAAAACAAGGCTGTGATATGATGTATTCTGAATTTATCTCAGTAGAGGGATTGATTCGAGATGCAACCAAAAGTGTTGAAAAATTAGATATCTTTGATTATGAGCGACCAATAGGAATCCAAATATTTGGATCTAATATGGATTCGATGATTCGCGCAACAGAAATTGTAGAAGAAGCAAATCCCGAAGTAATAGACATCAATTTTGGTTGCCCTGTCAAAAAAGTTGTCTGTAAAATGGCTGGAGCAGGAATTCTTCAAGATATTCCTAGGATGGTTAAATTGACAGAAGCGGTTGTGAAAGCAACGAATAAACCTGTCACAGTGAAAACACGTCTAGGGTGGGATGATAATACAATTTTTATAGAGGATGTTGCAGAGCGTTTGCAGGATGTCGGCATACAAGCTTTGTCTATTCATGGTCGGACTCGAAAACAAATGTACAAAGGAGAGGCAGATTGGACAAAAATTGGCAATATCAAAAGAAATCCAAGGGTTAAAATTCCTATTTTTGGAAATGGGGATATCAACAGTCCCGAAAAAGCAGCTTTGTATAGAGATAAATATGGGGTAGATGGAATTATGATTGGACGTGCTGCTATTGGATATCCTTGGATATTTAGAGAAATTAAACATTATTTTAAAACAGGCGAACATTTGCCACCACCAACAATTCAAGAACGTGTTGCGGCAGCTAAAGAGCACTTGGAAAAGTCTGTGATTTGGAAAGGAGAAAAATTAGGAATTTTGGAAATGCGCCGACACTATACCAACTATTTTCGAGGATTAAAAGGAGTGAAAGCCTACCGTGCTCAACTAGTACAAGCAGATGAGGCTGCTATGGTATTTGATTTATTGGATGAGGTAGAACAAGTATATTCTTAATTTTTAAATATAGAAT
It includes:
- a CDS encoding helix-turn-helix transcriptional regulator; the protein is MEFKHYQIVQIKTSNEDRDLEPHRHLYYELFFFFAGSGTHLIDFKDFDIKPPSIQLVGPHQLHQVKHSRDSQGYVIKIQPTLIASNPFLNNFFNFIQYNQHFEAGVAINKQEARLLKDSYLFLKSYNNNNSNDSIFAALSALNLYISILKKYQKLSKQAETSPNNEYFNQFLDLVEQNYHIEKSTDFYTQAMNLSLNRLNGIVKERTGMTAKKFLITRVLLEAKRLIIHSEKTVKEIAYQLDFLEPAHFSNFFKKHLGMTPSTFRIKFR
- the dusB gene encoding tRNA dihydrouridine synthase DusB, whose translation is MVKIGDIELGDFPLLLAPMEDVSDPPFRALCKKQGCDMMYSEFISVEGLIRDATKSVEKLDIFDYERPIGIQIFGSNMDSMIRATEIVEEANPEVIDINFGCPVKKVVCKMAGAGILQDIPRMVKLTEAVVKATNKPVTVKTRLGWDDNTIFIEDVAERLQDVGIQALSIHGRTRKQMYKGEADWTKIGNIKRNPRVKIPIFGNGDINSPEKAALYRDKYGVDGIMIGRAAIGYPWIFREIKHYFKTGEHLPPPTIQERVAAAKEHLEKSVIWKGEKLGILEMRRHYTNYFRGLKGVKAYRAQLVQADEAAMVFDLLDEVEQVYS
- a CDS encoding vWA domain-containing protein, whose amino-acid sequence is MKKIQYLTCGIALFSLVSCSFDTESSSADIVVDPYKINALTIRGNGGDDIAVDNGNHGSISGDDINAEAGTLTAGEWNDLNNWKFWQSLMQKKNFSEYQQEWQFFPSQRYSVRITDNMGQSVMDCRVELLGKDNRKIWEARTNNSGIAELWAQPFSEGKDLKNTIVIDYKGKKQTLNSPQTFMEGINDIKLKMTSTMPENRADVMFVVDATGSMEDEIAYLKKELEDVVAQVKTEQPDLALQIGSVFYRDEGDKYVTRSSALSANTDATINFINGQSADGGGDYPEAVDVALEEAVSMQNWSKSARTRIVFLLLDAPPHHDSKSLKSIQKSITSAAEKGIKLIPIASSGIDKKTEFLMRFFSLTTNGSYVFMTDHSGVGNGHVEPTVGEYRVEYLNELLTRIITQSTQPATATLLE